A stretch of DNA from Carassius carassius chromosome 22, fCarCar2.1, whole genome shotgun sequence:
AATCAACCTATTTTCCCTatcttctcagtttaaacatttgatatgtcatctatgttgtattctgaataaaatattgaaatttgaaacttccacatcatggcattctgttttctttcacaatttgtacagtgtcccaactttttttggaatcaggtttgtatagcAGCTACCAGGGTTTCGTGGAACGCCCCTCAGCTGTTATAACAATTAATGGCTTCTTAACAGCTCTGACCTGAGCGATGGCGCTCCAGTCCTCGGCTCGGTCCCAAACACAGCTCTCCCTGCGTGCTGTTGCAGGCCGTGCTCAGGTCCGTCTTGCAGTAGGACGGCGAGCTGGTCTGCACAACCTGAGGAATGTGCTTCTTCCTCTTCTTAGGGAGCTTCTGTTTGGCCATGGCTAGCGAGTAATACATGCCAAAGTTATTGACGATGACGGGGACAGGCATGGCTATCGTCAGCACACCAGCGAGGGCACAAAGGGCGCCTACAACCATGCCAGACCACGTCTGAGGGTACATGTCTCCGTAGCCCAAAGTGGTCATAGTGACAACGGCCCACCAGAAGCCAATGGGGATGTTCTTGAACATAGTGTGGTGGCTGGCCGTGGGGTCGGTGGGACTGGCTCCGATTCGCTCGGCGTAGTAGATCATGGTGGCAAAGATGAGGACGCCCAACGCTAGGAAGATAATGAGGAGCAGGAACTCGTTAGTGCTCGCCCGGAGGGTATGTCCCAATACACGCAGACCGACGAAGTGCCGAGTCAGCTTGAAGATCCTCAAGATGCGCACGAAGCGGACCACACGCAAGAAACCCAAGACGTCTTTGGCGGCTTTAGAGGAAAGTCCGCTCAAGCCCACCTCCAGGTAAAAGGGCAGAATGGCCACGAAGTCTATGATGTTCAGGATGCTCTTGACGAACTCCAGCTTGTCCGGGCTGAAGGTGACGCGCACCAGAAACTCGAAGGTGAACCACAGCACGCAGACGCCCTCCACGTAGGTGAGTGCCGGGTCCGTCTCGATCTCATACTGCTGGCTGAAGTCCGTGAAGGAGTCGTTGTGAAACACATCTGTCTTGTTGATGATAGTGTTGAAGGCCTCGTGCGTCTCCAGACAGAAGGTCGTGATGGAGACCAGGATGAAGAACAAGGAGGCGAACGCAATGAACTAagaagagaaacagagagagagagacgaagtTAGTGAGGAGGCAGTCAGGAAGAAGTTTTATTCAATGTGCATTTGTCCTTGTTTTTACTTGGTGAGACCTAAAAGTGTTTCATGTTCACAGTGAAGGTGTCAAATTTATCTGTGCAAGCTTTGCTAAGCATTGACGTGCTTCAAAGTACTCAAAGAGACTGTAGCTAGTCGGGACTGACAgcatgttttataaatataaattatatataaaatgatttaaaaagtgTTCCTGTGACTCagaggtagagcattgcgttagcagcacaaggttgtgagttcgattcccagggaacacatgttaggtaaaaaatgttagcctgaatgcactttaagttgctttgaataaaagtgtctacaaaatgcataaatgtatttatataatgtatagcttttaaatattcaattgttataaatgtatatatgcagtcttatagatttatttttttaaatattactattatgtTATACATTATTTGAAACCAGACAGatttacatacaatatatatatatatttttcccatATCTTAGATGCAACAAatctatattctatattttatatgGATTTTATATAGTtaaattatatactttatatatattcaaaatctttattttatatatatacaattacacatataaaatttaaaatataccctcaaaaatatataaaaaaaaatacatatatttccaaaatataaaatgtagccaaaaaatattaaatattaaatgtaaatattaaaaatgtaaaatgtttagaTATGCATGATGTtaggtttattttaatacaaacaaTTCTATGTAATAATTGAATTATTTGAAATCAgacaatacatacaaaatatacaatatttttaaatatattgtatattataaaatataaccaAAAATATAGccgaaatatattttatatatatttttattgtgaaatatagcacaaaaataaaatcttaatatatttacagaattatgattattattatttaacaataatttaatattttaaatgtataaaaacacttttaaatattttttaatgatcatgtttagtgtttaattatgtttaattatagtgtttatatatgcattatattataGGTTTGTTTACTTTTATATAAACACCTATGATGTTATACGTTAATTATTCAAAAGCAGACAAATTATACATCAATATTAGTTTGATTTCTAATTATCGAAatgttacatatataaaataactaatatatatatgagtgtgtgcaaacaaaacaaatagtttatgtaaaaaaatatatatatatctatatatatatatatatctatatatatatatatatatatatatatatatatatatatatatatatatatatatatacatacacagtatATATGCATGAAACCATGATGTGCAACTGCTAAAAGCTCTAGAATAACAGATCAGTGGTGAATGTGAAAAGACATGTCCCCTCTAGATAGCGTCTCAAAGGAGCCTGTCTCTCGTCTTTGTTTTAGCATCCTAATGAGGCTTTAACTCGTCAGGAGGGCTGTAATCACCACAAAGCCAGCACAAACGATCAGGACAATGAAAACAAGCTCTGAACGCACAGTGACAGGGGCGTACAGGACACGGGGAAGCAGTATCTAATGATCTCTCGTGAACACTGCTGCGCTGCTTTGGTTAATGTGGGGTTTGGATGTGAGATCAGATCCGCTCAAATCTCACTTAGTGTCCTGTGACTTCATTAACCACGCAAGCAGCCTGAAGCCCAGCAAATGCAATTCATTTGTACGCTAACAGTACTTCGCTTGCTTTGCTTCCAAACCAAGTGAGCTGCTCACCTACACGCTTATGCACATGACAAATAAATGTAGGTTTttgttataacattttaaataacctTATTACTTGACTTCCAAAACTTTCATTGGAccacaataaattatttaattttgcttGTAATGCATGCATGTAATTATAGgatatgcatgcatttatttcattgaGCATTTTAGtccaattatgtaaaaaaaaaaaaaaaaaaaaaaaaatatatatatatatatatatatgtgtgtgtgtgtgtgtgtgtgtgtgtgtgtgtgtgtgtgtttctttttgcaccatgcatatattttattataaacatttaaaaattcttGGTAACACTTTGTCagaaattgtcattatttaattatctagtaacataaaatatgtattaaaaatgataatatttatatatgcatgaTGTTATAGTTGTTGTTATAAGTgctgttaatttattaaaaatattaactaatCACACATATTTCTGAAATTAATCGTGATTATTTTCACTTAACATTAACGTTTTTTAATccacttttatattgcaataactTCACATTCAATCtcaaaattaatgtagaaacaacataaatccATTTGTTCAATGGCATATTGTTTTATGACTGAAGGCGAATATCACTGAAACCAATACTACAGATGTTCTCTActaatttttttcccctccaaTATTTCACCAATGATTACAGCCATTCAGCATTACAGTATAACTGAGATCtactaattttaacatttattagacaaaataacaacttttaatttaattgaaaaaaaaaattcagataagtccattataataaatatttagctAGCTCGATTTTTGACTGAAACATGACCCGGAAATTTCTTGACAGGCCTGTGC
This window harbors:
- the LOC132098641 gene encoding potassium voltage-gated channel subfamily C member 2-like isoform X1; the encoded protein is MGKFDEHERVILNVGGTRHETYRTTLKTLPGTRLALLASESDLESVLDQLQQVRGFIEYNARSNEFFFDRHPGVFAYVLNYYRTGKLHCPADVCGPLFEEELSFWGIDETDVEPCCWMSYRQHRDAEEALEVFEMNVDNDEDDEYGKRLRIEDVVSPDGTVCRWRKWQPVIWNLFEDPYSSRAARFIAFASLFFILVSITTFCLETHEAFNTIINKTDVFHNDSFTDFSQQYEIETDPALTYVEGVCVLWFTFEFLVRVTFSPDKLEFVKSILNIIDFVAILPFYLEVGLSGLSSKAAKDVLGFLRVVRFVRILRIFKLTRHFVGLRVLGHTLRASTNEFLLLIIFLALGVLIFATMIYYAERIGASPTDPTASHHTMFKNIPIGFWWAVVTMTTLGYGDMYPQTWSGMVVGALCALAGVLTIAMPVPVIVNNFGMYYSLAMAKQKLPKKRKKHIPQVVQTSSPSYCKTDLSTACNSTQGELCLGPSRGLERHRSVLSADCSAGSDITMSPEERMPMRHSSVREQDRLTEGTCFLLAASDYTCTADAAIRKTATVSPLADVQFISARDGEGGASRDSDGFDELDWTVWNRISL
- the LOC132098641 gene encoding potassium voltage-gated channel subfamily C member 2-like isoform X2 — its product is MGKFDEHERVILNVGGTRHETYRTTLKTLPGTRLALLASESDLESVLDQLQQVRGFIEYNARSNEFFFDRHPGVFAYVLNYYRTGKLHCPADVCGPLFEEELSFWGIDETDVEPCCWMSYRQHRDAEEALEVFEMNVDNDEDDEYGKRLRIEDVVSPDGTVCRWRKWQPVIWNLFEDPYSSRAARFIAFASLFFILVSITTFCLETHEAFNTIINKTDVFHNDSFTDFSQQYEIETDPALTYVEGVCVLWFTFEFLVRVTFSPDKLEFVKSILNIIDFVAILPFYLEVGLSGLSSKAAKDVLGFLRVVRFVRILRIFKLTRHFVGLRVLGHTLRASTNEFLLLIIFLALGVLIFATMIYYAERIGASPTDPTASHHTMFKNIPIGFWWAVVTMTTLGYGDMYPQTWSGMVVGALCALAGVLTIAMPVPVIVNNFGMYYSLAMAKQKLPKKRKKHIPQVVQTSSPSYCKTDLSTACNSTQGELCLGPSRGLERHRSVLSADCSAGSDITMSPEERMPMRHSSVREQDRLTEGTCFLLAASDYTCTADAAIRKTDRKCVFVVSGRILEQTSARSLHESICIHHTSRCLLSDTA